A single window of Candidatus Marsarchaeota archaeon DNA harbors:
- a CDS encoding M13 family metallopeptidase — translation MVMQSKSILSRIGFSVKNMDRSVDPFDDFYSYACGTWLKTHKMPKGKIRINSFDELNDANLLILKSIAEKCANGKPDSHIERLVGNFYASYMNEELVEKLKFKPIMPIMKKIRDIGNKAEIPSLLGELAHIGLNAFFGSYVTSDKKNSEIYALYSRQGIMPLPNRDYYLSPKFAELRKEYVKHIRNMFVLYGSKPSYAIANAKVVMEIETELSKAQRTNVELRDDRKNYNKMTAKQISSRYKKLGLMEYYNALGAKGLSYVIIGQPEFFDKLDKMLASLDLNSIKAYLTWRVLDSYPVFLHNAVYYESFNFYGKKVSGQKSLWQRWHRGIFFVDGLIGEALGALYVKQNFDAKTKRRAEELVSNIRESFAERIKKVDWMSKQTKKRALEKLASINQKIGYPKKFRDYSKLYLKDDDLVGNFQKINALDIDRDMSRIGKHVDRDEWSMTTPKVNAYYSSTLNEIVFPAGILQPPFFDADKDDAVNYASIGGVIGHEMTHGFDDQGSLYDKNGNLKEWWQKSDRSRFEARAERIAELYGSLEAMPGMKVNGKLTLGENIADLGGINIAFDALRKALKTSKYKDKLIDGFTQEQRFFIAWAQIHKGKTTKEEAKRLLLVDPHSPKKFRGLIPAITHESFKKEFEGLSKKRTITTRHDNVNLW, via the coding sequence ATGGTAATGCAGAGCAAATCGATACTTAGCAGGATAGGTTTCTCTGTAAAAAACATGGACAGGTCTGTAGACCCGTTCGACGACTTCTACTCCTACGCATGCGGCACCTGGCTGAAAACGCATAAAATGCCAAAAGGAAAGATAAGAATAAACTCTTTTGATGAACTCAATGACGCCAACTTGCTCATACTGAAGAGCATAGCGGAGAAATGTGCCAATGGCAAGCCAGATAGCCATATAGAGCGCCTTGTTGGCAATTTCTATGCTTCATACATGAACGAGGAGCTTGTCGAAAAACTTAAATTCAAGCCCATAATGCCTATAATGAAAAAGATAAGGGATATAGGTAACAAAGCGGAAATACCTTCGTTGCTTGGCGAGCTGGCCCATATCGGCTTAAATGCCTTCTTCGGCTCATACGTGACATCCGACAAAAAAAACAGTGAAATATACGCTCTTTACTCCAGGCAGGGGATCATGCCTTTGCCCAACAGGGACTACTACCTAAGCCCAAAGTTCGCAGAGCTGCGCAAGGAATACGTCAAGCACATAAGAAACATGTTCGTGCTATACGGCTCCAAGCCATCTTATGCGATTGCCAATGCAAAAGTTGTAATGGAAATCGAGACCGAATTGTCAAAGGCACAACGGACCAACGTAGAGCTCAGGGACGACAGAAAGAATTACAACAAAATGACAGCAAAACAAATAAGCTCAAGGTACAAGAAGCTGGGATTGATGGAATACTACAATGCACTTGGAGCAAAGGGCTTGAGCTACGTCATAATAGGCCAGCCGGAATTCTTTGACAAGTTAGATAAGATGCTTGCAAGCCTGGATCTTAATAGTATTAAAGCGTATCTCACATGGCGCGTGCTTGACTCATATCCTGTGTTTTTGCACAATGCAGTTTATTATGAAAGCTTCAATTTTTACGGAAAGAAAGTATCCGGTCAAAAATCCCTATGGCAAAGGTGGCATCGCGGGATATTCTTTGTAGACGGCCTGATAGGAGAAGCGCTCGGGGCGCTATACGTAAAGCAAAACTTCGATGCAAAGACAAAAAGAAGGGCCGAAGAGCTAGTTTCCAACATAAGGGAATCCTTTGCAGAACGAATCAAAAAAGTCGACTGGATGTCGAAGCAGACAAAGAAAAGGGCATTGGAAAAGCTTGCTTCTATAAACCAAAAGATAGGATATCCAAAGAAATTCAGGGATTATTCAAAGCTCTACTTAAAAGATGATGACCTTGTCGGGAACTTCCAAAAGATCAATGCGTTAGACATTGACCGTGACATGTCTAGGATAGGCAAGCATGTTGACAGGGACGAATGGAGCATGACCACTCCAAAGGTTAACGCGTACTACAGTTCCACGTTAAACGAAATCGTATTTCCTGCTGGCATACTCCAGCCTCCTTTCTTTGATGCCGACAAAGACGATGCAGTTAATTATGCAAGCATAGGCGGGGTCATAGGGCACGAGATGACTCATGGCTTCGACGACCAGGGCAGTCTCTATGACAAGAATGGCAACCTGAAGGAGTGGTGGCAGAAGTCAGATAGGAGCAGGTTCGAAGCTCGTGCCGAGAGGATTGCCGAGCTTTACGGTTCGCTTGAAGCTATGCCAGGCATGAAGGTAAATGGCAAGCTCACGCTTGGGGAGAACATAGCCGACCTCGGCGGCATAAACATAGCCTTTGATGCGCTTCGGAAAGCGCTTAAGACCAGCAAGTACAAGGACAAGCTTATAGACGGCTTCACCCAGGAGCAAAGATTCTTCATAGCATGGGC